A window of Diabrotica undecimpunctata isolate CICGRU unplaced genomic scaffold, icDiaUnde3 ctg00001392.1, whole genome shotgun sequence genomic DNA:
TGCCCCAACAAAATTAGTTCCGTTGTCGGAAAATATCTTTATAGGCTTGCCCCTCCGTGCAACAAATCTACGAAGAGCAAGTAAAAATTCGTTTGCTGAAAGACTTGAAACAAGTTCCATATGCACCGCCTTTGTAGTGAAGCAGATAAACAAGCTGATGTAACCTTTAATTATAGAACCACCACGCCCCTTGTGCGTTTTGATATTGAAAGGTCCAGCATAATCTACTCCGGTATAGCTAAAAGGACTAGACAAATTGAGGCGCTCCTTAGGTAAGTTACCCATCATAGGTTGTATGGTCTTTGGATTAAATCGAAAACAAGTGAGGCACGATTTAACTGTTGACCTAGCGAGTCTTCTGCCCCCGATGGGCCAGAATTGTTCTCGGATAGTGGCTAACAAACCCTGAGGACCAAGATGCATTAATCTATAGTGCTCAAATTGAAAAAGAAGCTGACAAAACTTGTGCTTTGAGTCTAAAACAATAGgatgaattttattaaattcatagGAAGAATTGATCAGACGACCGCCTACCCGCAGAAGTCCTTTATCGTCCAAAAATGGGTTTAGACTAGCTAGTTTGCCCTTAATTATTGATTTGTTATTGGTTAAGAGTGCAATTTCATTTGAGAAAGATTCCTTTTGTGACATTCGAATTAATGAATGAAAAGCTTGATCTAATTCGTCAATGGAAATAGGAAATTTATTAAGAGATCTTTTCTCCTTATCTGAGCGCAGAGAATTTGATTTGAAACGAAAACACACAGCAACCACTCTTTTTAAATGACTAAGACGTGAAAAGCGCTCAAATGGAAATAACTTTGAGGCAGTGGCCAAATGAGTGAAATTCTGTTGCTTTAATTCTGGTAGGTCTAAAATATAGTCGAACTTTGAGGTGGGCCAAGAGGATTCATTCAACTGAAGCCATGGAGGACCTGACCACCATATCTCGTGATTCAAAATATGGCTGGGAAATAGACCTCTGGACAAGATGTCACATGGATTGTCACGTGATAATACGTGTCGCCATTTGCAATTGGAAGTGAGAGATTGAATTTCGGATACTCGATTACTGACGAATGTGTTCAGTAAATTTGGACTGGTGCGAATCCAGGATAGTACTATAGTAGAATCCGACCATAAAATAGTTT
This region includes:
- the LOC140431585 gene encoding uncharacterized protein, with protein sequence MSQKESFSNEIALLTNNKSIIKGKLASLNPFLDDKGLLRVGGRLINSSYEFNKIHPIVLDSKHKFCQLLFQFEHYRLMHLGPQGLLATIREQFWPIGGRRLARSTVKSCLTCFRFNPKTIQPMMGNLPKERLNLSSPFSYTGVDYAGPFNIKTHKGRGGSIIKGYISLFICFTTKAVHMELVSSLSANEFLLALRRFVARRGKPIKIFSDNGTNFVGAFKELGTFLSNNELTLQKAYTQEAISWHFNPPYSPHMGGIWEAGVKSCKHHLKRVLQNTHFTFEEFNTKLNQIEAILNSRPLSSDPSDYTPLTPAHFLIGRPLVACPDRDITEERVNRLTRYQHIQLLCQHFWRRWSLEYIAELQYRTKWKTNHGSLSEGSLVLLKSDNTLPTQWRLGCIVHIFKGSDNVARVASIKTQDGIVKRSFTKICPLPIES